A genomic window from Cytobacillus suaedae includes:
- a CDS encoding VOC family protein: MKLGAFSVSLNVKDIHASKVFYENLGFHVLSGDINKNWLIMKNDVSVIGLFQGMFDKNILTFNPGWNQNAENLDSFTDIREIQNHLKEKGMKMLTETDTVNEGPAHFTIEDPDGNLILVDQHR; this comes from the coding sequence ATGAAACTAGGTGCGTTTTCTGTAAGTTTAAATGTAAAAGATATTCATGCTTCAAAAGTATTTTACGAGAACCTTGGTTTTCATGTGTTAAGTGGTGATATCAATAAAAACTGGTTAATTATGAAGAATGATGTTTCTGTCATTGGATTATTCCAAGGGATGTTTGATAAGAACATTCTTACCTTTAATCCTGGATGGAATCAAAATGCAGAAAATCTCGATTCTTTTACGGACATAAGGGAAATCCAAAATCATTTAAAAGAAAAAGGAATGAAAATGCTAACTGAAACAGATACAGTCAACGAAGGTCCAGCTCATTTCACAATTGAAGATCCAGATGGCAATCTCATTCTTGTTGATCAACATCGATAA
- a CDS encoding antibiotic biosynthesis monooxygenase, producing the protein MNKFSLFGKFTVQEGKRDEMVDILLEAAESMKDLDECEIYLVNISDSEPNTVYVYEVWSDETAHQASLTLESTQTLITRARPIISGMEKISTLKTMGGKGI; encoded by the coding sequence ATGAATAAGTTTAGTTTGTTTGGAAAGTTTACGGTGCAAGAAGGGAAACGTGATGAAATGGTAGATATTTTGTTAGAAGCAGCAGAATCTATGAAGGATTTGGATGAATGCGAGATATATCTTGTAAATATTTCTGACAGTGAACCAAATACTGTCTATGTTTATGAAGTGTGGAGTGATGAAACTGCCCATCAAGCCTCTCTTACCCTTGAATCTACACAAACGCTAATAACTCGTGCGAGGCCAATCATTTCTGGAATGGAGAAAATCAGCACTCTAAAAACAATGGGTGGGAAGGGTATTTAA
- a CDS encoding MATE family efflux transporter → MVNDFNRITIIKTILILAIPVVIENFFQMILGFVDTLFVSKLGLIEVSAVGVTNAILAVYFAIFMAIGVSANVYVAKFTGAGQEDKVKKVTSQAILLAVLAGIVFGIITLFFSKNLLMLMGVEPEVLIAANSYFRIIGIPSIFISLMFVLSSVLRGTGDTKSPMMISIFINLLNILLDYVLIFGFFLIPSLGLEGAAYATFISRLVGSVLLILYIYKYKLLEWKSTNWRFDKKMQKEMISLSSPAAGERLAMRIGQVLYFGIIVSIGTNTFAAHQIAGNIEVFAYMIGYGFATAATILVSQSLGSNDKETAKLYATYSLCIGTVFMTCFGAILFIGSEWFASFFTENPSVISEIKIALQIDAFIQPILAIVLILTGVYQGAENTKYPFYLTMFGMWVVRIIGVYLLGITWEMGIAGIWIAIGLDNLFRGFFLAKNFRNDKWLNRVSPSVENGSGA, encoded by the coding sequence ATGGTTAATGATTTTAATCGAATTACAATTATTAAAACAATACTTATTCTAGCCATACCAGTTGTAATAGAAAACTTTTTCCAGATGATTCTTGGTTTTGTTGATACATTGTTTGTATCTAAGCTTGGGCTTATTGAAGTAAGTGCAGTAGGCGTTACAAATGCAATTCTAGCGGTTTATTTTGCTATATTTATGGCAATCGGTGTTTCAGCTAATGTGTATGTAGCTAAATTTACAGGTGCAGGTCAAGAAGATAAAGTGAAGAAAGTGACATCACAAGCAATCCTTTTGGCTGTGCTTGCTGGAATTGTATTCGGGATTATAACCCTGTTTTTTTCAAAGAATTTGTTAATGCTGATGGGGGTGGAGCCGGAGGTCCTTATAGCTGCTAATTCCTATTTCAGGATAATAGGCATACCCTCCATATTTATTTCGTTAATGTTTGTATTGAGTAGTGTTTTAAGAGGGACTGGAGATACAAAATCTCCGATGATGATTAGTATTTTCATAAATCTGTTAAACATATTACTCGACTATGTCTTAATCTTTGGCTTTTTCCTAATACCTTCCCTTGGACTTGAAGGTGCAGCGTACGCAACATTCATTTCTAGATTAGTAGGTTCTGTCTTATTAATTCTATATATATATAAATACAAACTTCTAGAATGGAAGTCAACAAACTGGCGTTTTGATAAAAAGATGCAAAAAGAAATGATTTCACTTAGTAGTCCAGCTGCAGGTGAAAGGCTAGCCATGAGAATTGGTCAAGTGCTCTATTTCGGAATTATTGTAAGTATAGGAACAAATACCTTTGCAGCTCATCAAATTGCGGGTAACATAGAAGTCTTTGCCTATATGATAGGGTATGGATTTGCAACAGCAGCTACAATTCTTGTAAGTCAGAGTCTAGGTTCAAACGATAAGGAGACAGCTAAACTTTATGCCACTTATTCGTTATGTATTGGGACAGTATTCATGACATGTTTTGGAGCCATTTTATTTATAGGTAGTGAATGGTTCGCTAGCTTCTTTACAGAAAATCCTAGTGTAATCAGCGAGATAAAGATTGCCTTGCAAATTGATGCCTTTATTCAACCAATATTAGCAATTGTTCTCATATTAACAGGAGTATATCAAGGAGCAGAAAATACAAAATATCCATTTTATTTGACGATGTTCGGTATGTGGGTTGTTCGGATTATTGGAGTGTATTTACTTGGTATTACATGG
- a CDS encoding metal-sensing transcriptional repressor, with protein MADHHKHRNSIVNRLARIEGHVRAVKEMSKEGGDCSQLLIQLAAIRSALDNCGKLILKDHLEGCLIEAVRNGDEEKVLKELNDSIDKFIR; from the coding sequence ATGGCTGATCATCATAAACACAGAAATAGTATAGTTAATCGTTTGGCTAGAATAGAGGGACATGTTCGCGCAGTAAAGGAAATGTCTAAGGAAGGGGGGGATTGTTCTCAACTATTGATTCAATTGGCCGCTATACGTTCAGCACTTGATAATTGTGGGAAGTTAATCTTGAAGGATCATTTGGAAGGCTGTCTTATCGAGGCAGTTAGGAATGGTGATGAAGAAAAAGTATTAAAGGAGTTGAATGATTCGATTGATAAATTTATAAGATAG
- a CDS encoding ABC-2 family transporter protein — MSKYLEMIRIRFLMMLAYRTNYYSGILIYSINIGAYYFLWSAIYGDKQEIQGLSVLQMTTYVAVAWMARAFYFNNIDREIANEIKDGKVAIEMIRPYNYLGMKTMQGLGEGIFRLLFFSVPGMFIVALIFPISFSASFSTWMFFFVSLVFSFIINTQINLLTGIMTFFLFNNTGLIRAKRVVIDLFSGLLLPISFYPVWAQSVMTYLPFQAISYIPSMIFTEGFVGQEIFTAVMLQAVWAFILLIPIRMLWSLAKKQLIVQGG; from the coding sequence ATGAGTAAATACCTTGAGATGATTCGAATTCGCTTCTTAATGATGCTGGCTTATCGAACAAACTATTATAGTGGAATTTTAATTTATAGTATTAATATCGGTGCCTATTATTTTTTATGGTCAGCTATTTATGGTGATAAACAAGAAATCCAAGGACTGTCTGTTCTCCAAATGACAACGTATGTAGCAGTTGCTTGGATGGCAAGAGCTTTTTACTTTAATAACATTGATCGAGAAATTGCAAATGAAATTAAGGATGGGAAAGTTGCAATTGAAATGATTCGTCCTTATAACTATCTGGGGATGAAAACAATGCAAGGACTTGGCGAAGGGATTTTCCGTTTGTTATTTTTCTCAGTACCAGGGATGTTCATTGTTGCTCTGATTTTTCCAATTAGTTTTTCAGCGAGTTTTTCAACGTGGATGTTCTTCTTTGTTTCACTCGTGTTTAGTTTTATTATTAATACTCAAATTAACCTGCTGACTGGAATTATGACATTCTTCTTATTTAATAATACAGGATTAATTAGGGCAAAACGCGTGGTCATCGACTTATTCTCAGGTCTATTACTACCCATCTCTTTTTACCCGGTTTGGGCACAATCTGTGATGACGTACTTACCATTTCAGGCAATAAGCTATATCCCTAGTATGATTTTTACAGAAGGGTTTGTCGGTCAGGAAATTTTTACAGCAGTGATGCTGCAAGCTGTTTGGGCATTTATCCTACTCATTCCGATTCGAATGTTATGGTCACTAGCAAAAAAACAATTAATTGTACAAGGAGGCTAA
- a CDS encoding isoleucine--tRNA ligase, which yields MKRVNVNEKPREREKRIHETWIQQRVFEQSISRREGKESFVFYEGPPTANGLPHAGHVLGRVIKDFVARYKTMSGYQVKRKAGWDTHGLPVELGVERELGISGKKEVEEYGVEKFIEKCKESVFEYEKQWRKFTESIGYWVDMDDPYITLDNKYIESVWYILSTIHKKGLLYKGHKVTPYCPSCQTSLSSHEVAQGYKDVKDLSVTAKFKIVGSENEYILGWTTTPWTLPANVALAVHSELNYVKVLQSNEVYVVLEERLSDVMKGEYSLLSTHKGEEMIGLEYTPPFPYVQITKGHKVVHGDFITNNSGTGIVHLAPAYGEDDYQVIAENGFDFINVVDGAGCYNEEVEGLAGRFVKDCDVDIIKMLSNKGLLYDKEKYEHSYPHCWRCDSPLLYYAMEGWFVKTTAIKDVMKRNNDSVHWHPDHMKDGRFGNFLDNMVDWNLGRNRYWGTPLNIWVCRSCHHQYAPNSVEDMRLHAKGEVPIDIELHKPYVDNVTLTCSCCGDDMTRTKEVIDVWFDSGSMPFAQYHYPFENKDLFEQQFPADIIAEGVDQTRGWFYSLLAVSSLFTGEAPYKRVLSLGHILDENGRKMSKSKGNVINPIELVEKYGADALRWALLSDSAPWNNKKFSKQVVNQAKSKLVDTLVNIHSFFTLYATIDKFDPTVHDKGTKSVLDKWVLSRLNSVIKEVRENLEKYDFTNAARELVNFVDELSNWYIRRSRDRFWSEGMSEDKLAAYHTLYEVQVKVSQLIAPFTPFIAEDIYTNLKGDSVHLSDYPLVNEQLIDVDLENEMNTVLQVVELSRSIRNTTGIKTKQPLSRLVILSNDEKNLEFLTNYESIIQEEVNVKKVVLNPQPGVITYSLKLNFPTAGPKLGKQTTYVNNFLQKLDSNQALKVVKEGHIVVDSTDGATSTRVDLVDILVEKGTEENMVLASNKEYTVVLNTTITQELKKEGLARELIRAVQSYRKELNLPVEKRVDVIIDGNDQVRDVVICNEKLLRSNLLVNDFTFGSQTGMKYVLIEDLKVGLCLS from the coding sequence ATGAAAAGAGTAAATGTTAATGAAAAACCAAGGGAAAGGGAAAAGCGTATTCATGAGACGTGGATTCAACAAAGAGTGTTTGAACAATCAATCTCTAGAAGAGAAGGAAAAGAATCATTTGTATTTTATGAAGGACCACCTACCGCAAATGGTTTACCACATGCGGGGCATGTCCTTGGAAGAGTCATAAAGGATTTTGTTGCCCGTTACAAAACAATGAGTGGATATCAAGTTAAGAGAAAAGCTGGATGGGATACTCATGGCCTCCCTGTTGAACTGGGAGTTGAAAGGGAATTAGGAATCTCAGGGAAAAAAGAAGTTGAAGAATATGGAGTAGAGAAGTTTATTGAAAAGTGTAAAGAAAGTGTATTTGAGTATGAAAAACAATGGAGAAAATTTACCGAGTCGATTGGATATTGGGTAGATATGGATGATCCATATATCACGTTAGATAACAAATACATTGAAAGTGTGTGGTATATCTTATCAACCATTCATAAGAAAGGGTTGTTATATAAAGGCCATAAAGTCACACCGTATTGTCCTAGCTGCCAAACTTCATTAAGTTCACATGAAGTAGCGCAAGGGTATAAGGATGTTAAGGACTTATCCGTTACTGCAAAATTTAAAATTGTGGGGAGTGAAAACGAGTATATCTTAGGTTGGACTACAACACCTTGGACATTACCTGCAAATGTTGCGTTAGCAGTACATTCTGAATTGAACTATGTAAAAGTATTACAAAGTAATGAAGTGTATGTTGTGTTGGAAGAACGTTTAAGTGATGTAATGAAAGGTGAATATTCACTCCTAAGTACTCATAAAGGAGAAGAAATGATTGGGCTAGAATATACACCTCCTTTCCCATATGTTCAGATTACTAAAGGTCACAAAGTGGTTCATGGTGATTTTATTACAAACAATAGTGGAACTGGAATCGTTCATTTAGCACCAGCATATGGTGAAGATGATTACCAAGTTATAGCAGAAAATGGCTTTGACTTTATAAACGTTGTAGATGGTGCAGGTTGTTATAACGAAGAGGTTGAGGGGCTTGCAGGACGATTTGTAAAAGACTGTGATGTTGATATTATTAAAATGCTTTCGAACAAAGGATTATTGTATGACAAAGAAAAGTATGAACATAGTTACCCACATTGCTGGCGGTGTGATTCTCCATTGCTTTATTACGCTATGGAAGGTTGGTTTGTTAAGACAACAGCTATCAAAGATGTGATGAAGAGAAATAATGATTCCGTTCACTGGCATCCAGACCATATGAAAGATGGACGTTTTGGGAACTTCTTGGACAATATGGTGGACTGGAACCTTGGTCGAAATCGATATTGGGGAACGCCATTAAATATCTGGGTATGTCGTTCATGTCACCATCAATATGCTCCAAACAGTGTTGAAGATATGAGACTTCATGCAAAAGGTGAAGTACCTATTGATATTGAATTGCATAAGCCCTATGTCGACAATGTTACCTTAACCTGTTCCTGCTGTGGAGATGATATGACACGTACCAAAGAAGTTATCGATGTTTGGTTTGACAGTGGCTCTATGCCGTTTGCCCAGTATCACTATCCATTTGAAAATAAAGATTTATTTGAACAACAGTTTCCAGCGGATATCATTGCAGAAGGCGTTGACCAAACAAGAGGTTGGTTCTATAGTTTACTAGCTGTATCCTCTCTTTTTACAGGAGAAGCCCCATACAAGAGGGTGCTATCACTTGGTCATATTCTAGATGAAAATGGCCGAAAGATGTCCAAAAGTAAAGGGAATGTTATAAACCCAATTGAGTTAGTAGAAAAATACGGAGCTGACGCTCTAAGGTGGGCTCTGCTATCAGATAGTGCACCGTGGAATAATAAGAAGTTCTCAAAGCAAGTTGTGAATCAAGCAAAGTCAAAGCTTGTTGACACATTGGTTAATATCCATTCATTCTTCACGTTATATGCCACTATTGATAAATTTGACCCAACAGTCCATGATAAAGGAACTAAATCTGTTCTAGACAAATGGGTATTATCTAGGCTAAATTCTGTCATTAAAGAAGTCCGTGAAAATCTTGAAAAATATGATTTTACAAATGCAGCTCGTGAGTTAGTCAATTTCGTAGATGAACTGAGTAATTGGTATATCCGAAGGTCTAGAGATAGGTTTTGGAGTGAAGGGATGAGCGAAGATAAGCTTGCTGCGTATCATACCTTGTACGAGGTACAAGTGAAGGTTAGTCAATTAATAGCACCTTTCACTCCATTTATTGCTGAAGATATCTATACAAATTTAAAAGGAGATAGTGTCCATTTATCTGACTATCCATTAGTAAATGAACAACTAATAGACGTAGATCTTGAAAATGAAATGAACACTGTTCTTCAGGTGGTTGAACTTTCCCGTTCAATTCGAAATACAACTGGAATCAAAACAAAACAACCACTTTCAAGATTAGTAATTTTATCAAATGATGAAAAAAACTTAGAATTCCTTACTAACTATGAAAGCATTATACAAGAAGAAGTTAATGTGAAAAAAGTTGTTTTAAACCCTCAACCAGGTGTAATTACGTATTCTCTTAAACTTAACTTCCCAACAGCAGGACCTAAGTTAGGAAAGCAAACGACTTACGTTAACAACTTTCTCCAAAAGTTAGATTCAAACCAGGCTTTAAAAGTCGTAAAAGAAGGTCATATAGTGGTTGATTCAACAGATGGAGCAACCTCAACAAGAGTAGATTTAGTAGATATACTTGTTGAGAAGGGGACGGAGGAAAACATGGTTTTAGCTTCAAATAAAGAATATACTGTTGTTTTAAATACCACTATTACTCAAGAGTTAAAGAAGGAAGGCCTTGCTAGGGAATTAATTCGGGCAGTTCAAAGCTATAGAAAAGAACTAAATTTACCCGTTGAAAAAAGAGTGGATGTAATAATAGATGGTAATGACCAAGTAAGAGATGTAGTGATATGTAATGAAAAGCTACTGCGAAGTAATCTATTGGTTAATGATTTCACCTTTGGATCACAAACTGGAATGAAATATGTTTTGATTGAGGATTTAAAAGTAGGATTATGCTTGTCATGA
- a CDS encoding DUF4179 domain-containing protein has protein sequence MQTNPFLIEKVKERDMKSILDWFDTKKEIFYKFAWSYNKNPQLIEDLFYRVIMKIYDENRKLKKNTNFDAWVISIFLKECREIAKNKQVEAFVTDNEILNDLSELESRYKDTIILSYFMDLPYDQVAHILEVPIQTIKTNLLTGIQLLSKEFENTIQQEGCMGFQDQFFDYLSWTLDRKRKIDLEIHIHTCQSCQRVLGSVQNVIVTLREAEELEIPDTFMEHITSKVNETLGKRLLVKKKRTTKSIVFASVLTIALVIGFFTNVFGYLYYSWLDFRQLEDEQMLAYLKSGLSEPLNLEDESNGIKIKIKTAIADEYQTLVYFEVEDTNEESNKYTINVFDGVYVENERDILNDQNVPFFNFPIEKLDQEKGENVFSGKFSLLPISKESGTIQLNISKLLKVRENSSIPEEMLHRNFNERNVVSGSWSFNIPVTKYASVEQELDKQIEIEGVPITFKKIAYAPTTTVLEYDFERIQGQKHINEVRIQSLESGEKISKAHLYGYHYSRNGFYQSSFDSLYFEKPKKFKVQFSSIFSFIEDRVTFDLNEESKFPQNFEYLGNKISIQNIIDGVQKRVEFIDAPPEEREYESLHFEFKTENDEPLNMHYHSSDGILIDRDGNTYDPTEYNYFMSDTEPPRYYLTKIDAELFKQGSNEGIFPNKLQIQGYSTIKYVDDVVEISID, from the coding sequence ATGCAAACAAATCCATTTTTGATAGAAAAAGTAAAAGAAAGAGACATGAAATCTATCCTAGATTGGTTTGATACAAAAAAAGAAATATTTTATAAATTTGCTTGGTCCTATAATAAAAATCCTCAGTTAATAGAAGATTTATTTTATAGAGTTATCATGAAAATATATGATGAAAATCGTAAGCTTAAAAAGAATACTAATTTTGATGCCTGGGTTATTTCAATTTTTTTAAAAGAATGTCGGGAAATCGCAAAGAACAAGCAAGTAGAAGCTTTCGTCACTGATAATGAAATATTAAACGATTTGAGTGAATTGGAAAGTAGGTATAAAGATACGATTATACTATCCTATTTCATGGATTTACCATATGATCAAGTTGCTCATATTTTAGAAGTGCCTATTCAAACGATAAAAACCAATTTGTTAACAGGAATTCAATTACTAAGCAAAGAGTTTGAAAACACGATTCAACAAGAAGGTTGTATGGGATTTCAAGATCAATTTTTCGATTACCTAAGTTGGACGTTAGATAGAAAGAGAAAGATAGATTTAGAGATACATATACACACGTGTCAAAGTTGTCAAAGAGTGTTGGGTTCTGTACAAAATGTAATAGTAACATTAAGAGAGGCAGAAGAACTAGAAATTCCTGATACTTTCATGGAGCATATAACTTCTAAAGTAAATGAAACTTTAGGGAAAAGGCTTCTGGTAAAAAAGAAGCGAACAACCAAAAGCATCGTGTTTGCATCGGTTTTAACAATAGCTCTTGTCATAGGATTTTTCACGAATGTTTTTGGATATCTTTACTATTCCTGGTTAGACTTCCGCCAACTAGAAGATGAGCAAATGCTTGCCTATTTAAAAAGTGGTTTGAGCGAGCCATTAAACCTTGAAGATGAAAGCAATGGAATTAAAATAAAGATTAAAACGGCTATTGCAGATGAATATCAAACACTTGTTTATTTTGAAGTAGAAGATACAAATGAGGAAAGTAATAAGTATACGATTAATGTATTTGATGGGGTGTATGTAGAAAATGAGAGAGACATCTTAAATGATCAAAATGTTCCTTTCTTTAATTTTCCAATAGAAAAACTAGATCAGGAAAAAGGTGAAAATGTATTCAGTGGAAAGTTCAGTTTATTACCAATTTCTAAAGAAAGTGGGACCATTCAATTAAATATTTCTAAGCTACTAAAGGTAAGAGAAAATTCATCTATTCCTGAGGAAATGCTCCACAGAAATTTTAATGAGAGGAATGTGGTTTCTGGTTCATGGAGTTTTAACATCCCAGTAACAAAGTACGCTTCAGTAGAACAAGAATTAGATAAACAAATCGAAATAGAAGGTGTCCCAATCACTTTTAAAAAAATTGCTTATGCTCCAACAACAACTGTTCTTGAATATGACTTTGAAAGAATACAAGGACAAAAACATATTAATGAAGTCCGTATCCAAAGTCTTGAAAGTGGAGAAAAAATATCTAAAGCCCACCTTTATGGTTATCATTATTCAAGAAATGGGTTTTATCAAAGTAGTTTTGACTCACTTTATTTTGAAAAGCCAAAAAAATTCAAAGTTCAGTTTAGTTCAATTTTTTCATTTATAGAAGATCGTGTCACCTTTGACCTTAATGAGGAATCCAAATTCCCCCAAAACTTTGAGTATTTAGGAAATAAAATCTCAATTCAAAATATAATAGATGGAGTTCAGAAGAGGGTTGAATTTATAGATGCACCACCCGAAGAAAGAGAATATGAATCATTGCATTTCGAGTTTAAAACAGAAAACGATGAACCTTTAAACATGCATTATCATTCTAGTGATGGAATATTAATCGATCGCGATGGAAATACGTATGATCCTACAGAATATAATTATTTTATGAGCGACACAGAACCCCCACGCTATTACCTAACTAAAATTGATGCTGAGTTATTTAAGCAAGGTTCTAATGAAGGTATTTTTCCCAATAAGCTACAAATACAGGGTTATAGCACAATAAAGTATGTTGACGACGTGGTTGAAATCTCAATAGATTAA
- a CDS encoding ABC-2 family transporter protein, whose translation MFYVSMFFQYASQYLKTRLTYRVDTVVEILSDFLFQAVNLIFILVVFGHTSFLSGWSRDEIIFIYGFFLVPYALFSSFFNIWDFNDRYIVKGEMDRVLTRPIHSLFQIIMERMELESLFGVITGLVIMTYAGNNLGLTFAWYDLFIFVAMVIGGAFIYAGIFISIATIGFWSDSRTDIMPMMYNIGNYGRYPVDIYHKVIRFVLTWILPFAFVGVYPAAYFLGRDEWYMYAFLTPVMGVIFLGIAIFLWNAGVKKYRGAGN comes from the coding sequence ATGTTTTACGTGTCAATGTTTTTTCAATATGCCTCTCAATATTTAAAAACAAGATTAACATATCGTGTTGATACGGTTGTCGAAATCCTATCAGACTTTTTATTTCAAGCAGTAAACTTAATTTTCATTTTAGTCGTATTTGGTCATACCTCCTTCCTAAGTGGTTGGAGTCGTGATGAGATTATCTTTATTTATGGATTCTTCCTAGTTCCCTATGCTTTATTTTCATCCTTTTTTAACATTTGGGACTTTAATGATCGCTATATTGTAAAAGGTGAAATGGACCGAGTGCTAACTCGTCCTATTCATAGTTTATTTCAAATTATTATGGAACGAATGGAGTTAGAGTCGTTATTTGGTGTAATTACTGGTTTAGTAATTATGACGTACGCTGGTAATAACTTAGGTTTAACCTTCGCTTGGTATGATCTGTTTATTTTTGTAGCTATGGTAATTGGCGGTGCATTTATTTATGCTGGTATCTTTATCTCCATTGCTACAATAGGATTTTGGTCTGATAGCAGAACTGACATCATGCCAATGATGTACAACATCGGAAACTATGGCCGGTATCCAGTTGATATTTATCACAAGGTGATACGTTTTGTGCTAACATGGATCTTACCTTTTGCCTTTGTCGGGGTGTATCCCGCTGCCTATTTCTTAGGAAGAGATGAATGGTATATGTATGCGTTTTTAACTCCTGTGATGGGAGTGATCTTCTTGGGAATTGCGATTTTCCTTTGGAATGCTGGTGTTAAAAAATATCGAGGGGCTGGGAACTAA
- a CDS encoding nuclear transport factor 2 family protein, giving the protein MSTEQQLVSTFSLKEIAVSFLKLVASGKVRQAYEKYITDDFKHHNPYFKGDAKSLMLAMEEDAAQNPHKELEAKQVIQENETVTVFSHVKQNPGDLGFALVHIFRFQDDKIVEIWDIGQAIPENSPNENGMF; this is encoded by the coding sequence ATGAGTACGGAACAACAACTAGTATCGACCTTTTCGCTTAAAGAAATAGCAGTGTCTTTTCTTAAGCTCGTAGCATCAGGTAAAGTACGCCAAGCATATGAGAAATACATAACAGATGACTTTAAACACCATAATCCCTATTTCAAAGGTGATGCGAAATCTCTTATGCTCGCGATGGAAGAGGATGCAGCTCAAAACCCACATAAGGAACTTGAGGCTAAACAGGTTATTCAAGAAAATGAGACAGTTACGGTATTCTCCCATGTGAAGCAGAATCCAGGTGACCTTGGTTTTGCACTCGTACATATCTTTCGATTCCAAGATGATAAGATAGTTGAAATATGGGATATTGGCCAAGCAATCCCAGAGAATTCACCTAATGAAAACGGAATGTTCTAA
- a CDS encoding ATP-binding cassette domain-containing protein, whose translation MNVIEVQNLRKEFKSYSSRSGLSGAFRDLFTRNYKVLAAVDNVSLTIQQGEMVGYIGENGAGKSTTIKMLTGILTPTAGSITVNGMNPHKQREEFVQTIGVVFGQRSQLWWDIAVQESFRLLKKVYRVSDEDYNRHMGHVIETLEIGPLLDKPVRKLSLGQRMRCELAAALIHNPPLLFLDEPTIGLDVLVKLKIRKFLKEINEQYKTTILLTTHDLTDIEALCERVVLLDEGKIIYDGKLNQLQAQAVEGKQVEFEFLKVITNGDLPTIPNVTWEQKDATTWLALVNGDEQLVSQIISDVIQKNPIKNVRINEVSTEEIVRKIYEEGMALS comes from the coding sequence ATGAACGTAATTGAGGTTCAAAATTTGCGTAAGGAATTTAAGTCGTATTCAAGTCGGTCTGGTTTATCCGGGGCTTTTCGTGACTTGTTTACACGTAATTATAAAGTGCTTGCTGCTGTTGATAATGTTTCTTTAACAATACAGCAAGGTGAGATGGTCGGTTATATTGGAGAAAATGGTGCTGGAAAGTCAACTACTATTAAGATGTTAACTGGCATCCTAACACCAACTGCAGGATCGATTACTGTAAATGGGATGAATCCACATAAGCAACGTGAAGAATTTGTTCAAACGATTGGGGTCGTATTTGGTCAGCGTTCTCAGCTATGGTGGGATATTGCTGTACAGGAATCGTTTAGATTGTTAAAAAAGGTTTACCGTGTATCGGATGAAGATTATAACAGACATATGGGCCATGTGATTGAAACGTTAGAAATTGGACCTTTATTAGATAAGCCTGTTCGAAAACTTTCTCTTGGCCAAAGGATGCGCTGTGAGTTAGCTGCTGCTCTTATTCACAATCCTCCCCTTCTCTTTTTGGACGAGCCTACGATTGGGTTAGATGTATTAGTTAAGTTAAAGATTCGTAAGTTTTTAAAAGAAATAAATGAGCAGTATAAAACTACGATTCTATTAACAACTCATGACTTAACCGATATCGAGGCACTTTGTGAACGAGTTGTGTTATTAGATGAAGGAAAAATCATATATGACGGTAAGCTTAATCAACTTCAAGCTCAAGCAGTTGAAGGTAAACAAGTTGAATTTGAGTTTCTGAAAGTCATAACAAATGGTGACCTTCCAACTATACCAAATGTAACTTGGGAACAAAAAGACGCGACCACTTGGCTTGCTTTAGTAAACGGGGATGAGCAACTCGTATCCCAAATCATTAGTGATGTTATTCAAAAGAACCCAATTAAAAATGTTCGAATCAATGAAGTATCGACTGAAGAGATTGTCCGTAAGATTTATGAAGAAGGAATGGCCCTCTCATGA